The DNA sequence CGGGTGCTGCGGGAACGGTTCGACACCGAGCTGGTCCGGGCACCAGTGGCGGCGTTCGCCGCGCACGCCTCCGCGTCACCGCAGCAGGTCGGCGGGGCCACCTTCGCGTTGTGGCAGGCGTTCTACCACCAGGTCGGGCAGTGGCATCCGGTCGGCGGGTCGCAGGCGTTGACCGACGCGCTCGCCACCCGGCTGGCCAGCTACGGCGGCAGTTGGCGGGTGAACGCGCCGGTGGCCCGGATCCGGCGCACCGGTACCGGCACCGACCGGGTCACCGGGGTCGAGTTGGCCGACGGTACGCGGATCACCGCCGACGCCGTCCTCACCGCCATCGACCCACGCAGCGCGCTGCTCGACCTGCTGGATCCGCCGCTGACCGGCCCGGTTGCCGACCGGCTGCGGGCCGCCGGGCGCGGCAACGCCGTACAGAGCCTGGTGCTGCTGGCCACCACCGGGTTGCCCGGCTACCCGCAGGCCCGGCCCGGCGACTGGAACGGATTGCAGTCGTACGTGGACAGCCTTGACTCGCTGTCCGCCGGGTTCGCCCAGGCCGAAGCCGGTCATCTGCCGGACGACCCGGTGCCGACGTACGCGTTCACGCCGACCGCGCTCGACGACAGCCTCGCCCCGCCCGGCCGGCACACCGTCTACCTGGCCTGCCCCTGCGCTCCGTACGAGGTGCGGGGCGGATGGGACGCCGCCCGGGAGGAGTTCGCCGACCGGATGATCGCCACCGTCGAGGCCCGGGCACCCGGGTTCGCCGCCAGTGTCGTCGACCGGGTGACGCACACCCCGGCCGACATGGCCCGGCAACTGCGCTGGCCGGGCGCGCACCCGATGCACCTGGACATCAGCCTGGACCAGCTGGCGATGCTGCGCCCGACGCCGGACCTGGCCGGCCACCGCACCCCGCTGCCCGGGCTGGTGGTGTCCGGGGCGGGCACCGCACCGGTCGGCGGCATCGCCGGCCTGCCCGGCCGCGACGCGGCGTACGCGCTGATCACCCGGCCGCCCGCGCGGGGCGGGCCCGCCGGCCGCCGATGGCCGTGACGAACTGGGCGGCGGCCAGCTGGATCCCGTACGACCAGGTGGGGTAGGCATGGGTCGCCTGGGCGAGACGGCCAGCGAACATGCCGGTGGCCATCGCCAGCGCCGGTTCGTGGATCATCTCGCCGGCCCGGCCGGCGACGACGGTGGCCCCGAGGATCCGGCCGCCGCCGAGGTTGCCCAGCAGCCGGCGCGGCCCGGCGACCAGGGTGACGAACCCGTCGGTGGCGTCGGCGGTGACCGCCCGGTCCATCTCCGTCATCGGCAGGTACGCCACCCGGCCGCCCCGGCCGACCGACTGCGCCTCGGTCAGCCCGACCCGGGCCACCTCCGGGTCGGTGAAGACCACCCACGGCGTGGCGGCTGGGTCGTAGCGCTGCCGCCGACGCGACAGCGCGTTGCCGGCGGCGATCCGCCCCATGGCGAACGCGGCATGGGTGAACGGCATCCGGCCGGTGACGTCGCCGGCGGCGTACCCGCCGGGTGCGGTCGTGGCGAGGTGGGCGTCGGTGATTACGTGCCCCCGGTCGTCGACGGCGATCCCGGCGGCCGGCAGGTCGAGGCCGTCGGTGGTCGGCCGTCGGCCGGTCGCGAC is a window from the Solwaraspora sp. WMMD792 genome containing:
- a CDS encoding NAD(P)/FAD-dependent oxidoreductase, whose protein sequence is MTARQRRTRRVVVVGGGHNGLVAACYLARSGWQTQVLEQSDKLGGGARTEELLPGHRFNTHSAAHNIINATGIVEDLRLRDAGLVYREMDPFSIAAFRDGTIVRFHRSVAATVESIAEVDRRAARRYAAWMRQAWPVVTAMRTMLDPGTSTMQRLRRMPGLVAAGGRAVARNGGPIGLARTLLAPYGRVLRERFDTELVRAPVAAFAAHASASPQQVGGATFALWQAFYHQVGQWHPVGGSQALTDALATRLASYGGSWRVNAPVARIRRTGTGTDRVTGVELADGTRITADAVLTAIDPRSALLDLLDPPLTGPVADRLRAAGRGNAVQSLVLLATTGLPGYPQARPGDWNGLQSYVDSLDSLSAGFAQAEAGHLPDDPVPTYAFTPTALDDSLAPPGRHTVYLACPCAPYEVRGGWDAAREEFADRMIATVEARAPGFAASVVDRVTHTPADMARQLRWPGAHPMHLDISLDQLAMLRPTPDLAGHRTPLPGLVVSGAGTAPVGGIAGLPGRDAAYALITRPPARGGPAGRRWP